The proteins below come from a single Elgaria multicarinata webbii isolate HBS135686 ecotype San Diego chromosome 11, rElgMul1.1.pri, whole genome shotgun sequence genomic window:
- the LOC134405260 gene encoding asialoglycoprotein receptor 1-like, with product MGWPRLRNHFTTRTLTLPQLCSGQHLDETSGSAANAGGPSETQAEEELNRGWKMATSVVNSAAGDYEPQPTMAADYQDLKSLDVADESGKRFGRGLPPSQSSWRRICPTNRLVLILMGLCTILALSVGILGIQGVQLSRDQWGTQEALKSFNKTVSSGLSILQRKRNSTSWKLAALEKTLSTDNDKMEKVRKLIQGQLDTLQEDTRTFQCDLVELKSNGTKSGCCPKGWIIFQESCYWMSRSTMSWGSAKSDCQRKKAHLVALNSPEEARFVNQRRRPGHTWIGLTDVSGTWKWEDGTLYTLKQTDWSEGQPDHWYGHDLGGGEDCVEIYPSGYWNDNHCSRSFGWVCEMALKI from the exons ATGGGCTGGCCGAGATTGAGAAATCATTTCACCACCAGAACCTTAACTTTGCCCCAACTTTGCTCAGGTCAACATTTGGACGAAACCTCAGGGAGTGCAGCGAACGCGGGCGGCCCGTCAGAGACCCAGGCGGAGGAAGAATTGAATCGAGGCTGGAAGATGGCCACATCTGTGGTCAA CTCGGCTGCCGGTGACTATGAACCTCAGCCCACAATGGCCGCAGATTACCAAGACCTCAAATCCTTGGATGTGGCCGACGAAAGTGGAAAGCGTTTTGGGAGAG GGCTGCCACCATCCCAGTCATCCTGGCGACGCATCTGCCCCACCAACCGACTGGTCCTGATCCTGATGGGTCTGTGCACCATCCTCGCCCTCTCCGTGGGGATACTGGGCATCCAAG GCGTCCAGCTCAGCAGGGATCAATGGGGGACCCAGGAGGCCCTCAAAAGCTTTAACAAGACCGTCTCCAGTGGGCTCAGCATCCTCCAGCgcaaga GGAACAGCACGAGCTGGAAATTGGCAGCACTGGAGAAGACACTGAGCACCGACAATGACAAGATGGAGAAAG tcAGGAAACTCATCCAAGGCCAGCTGGATACCTTGCAAGAAGACACCAGGACGTTCCAGTGTGACCTGGTAGAGTTGAAAAGCAACG GGACTAAAAGTGGCTGCTGCCCCAAAGGCTGGATTATTTTTCAAGAGAGCTGCTACTGGATGTCCAGATCCACAATGTCATGGGGAAGCGCAAAAAGTGACTGCCAAAGGAAGAAAGCCCACCTGGTTGCCTTGAACTCACCTGAGGAGGCA AGGTTTGTGAATCAGCGAAGGAGGCCAGGTCACACGTGGATCGGCTTGACAGATGTGAGCGGGACCTGGAAGTGGGAGGACGGGACGTTGTACACCTTGAAACAAAC GGATTGGAGTGAGGGCCAGCCAGACCATTGGTACGGCCAcgaccttggaggaggagaagactgtGTCGAGATTTACCCCAGCGGATACTGGAATGACAATCACTGTTC